From one Triticum urartu cultivar G1812 chromosome 3, Tu2.1, whole genome shotgun sequence genomic stretch:
- the LOC125544668 gene encoding polynucleotide 3'-phosphatase ZDP-like isoform X1 gives MLAPVFSRNPSLLFLPAVVRIARGAMSASPAAKATVSVEYAKSGRSSCKGCSAAIAKGALRLGASARDPRGYDSTKWYHVACFPASSLPLGPVEEVQGFDSIKDDDREELRELEKNNKRDQTAVSPLEVPSPKKAKVSPKAEVAEKGSVSVEYAKSARSTCKVCNASIAKGALRIGVSVHDPRGFDSTKWYHVACFPTSSHPLGPVEKLKGFDSIKDDDREELRELEKNKKGDQAAVGPVELSSPNKGNSHISLPEVEVAEKSSPGNKTVGTAIPFSPSDIKKTYKDATLPTHWKAFDTVIFREQDDGLHASAKIAAFDFDGCLAKTSVKIIGADKWSLQHKSIPDKLQSLYNDGYKLVIFTNESNIERWKNKRQQAVDSKVGRLDNFIECVKVPIQVFIACGTGKGKGTPDDLFRKPNSGMWWLMAEHFNSGIAIDMDQSFYVGDAAGRENDHSDADIEFAKAIGLKFHVPEEFFGP, from the exons ATGCTCGCACCTGTCTTCTcccgaaaccccagcctcctcttcctccccgccGTCGTCCGCATCGCCCGCGGAGCAATGTCGGCCTCGCCGGCCGCCAAGGCGACCGTCTCAGTCGAGTACGCCAAGTCCGGCCGCTCCTCCTGCAAGGGCTGCAGCGCCGCCATCGCCAAGGGCGCGCTCCGCCTCGGCGCCTCCGCCCGCGACCCTCGGGGCTACGACAGCACCAAGTGGTACCACGTCGCCTGCTTCCCCGCCTCCTCGCTCCCGcttggccccgtcgaggaggtccAGGGGTTCGACTCCATTAAG GATGACGATCGCGAGGAGCTGCGAGAGCTTGAGAAG AATAATAAGAGAGACCAGACTGCAGTCAGTCCATTGGAAGTACCAAGTCCGAAGAAAGCAAAGGTTTCGCCTAAAGCAGAGGTGGCAGAAAAAGGAAGTGTCTCTGTTGAATATGCCAAGTCCGCCCGTTCCACCTGCAAGGTCTGCAATGCAAGCATCGCCAAGGGCGCTCTTCGCATTGGCGTCTCAGTCCATGACCCCCGTGGCTTCGACAGCACCAAGTGGTACCATGTCGCCTGCTTCCCCACCTCGTCGCATCCACTAGGCCCTGTTGAGAAGCTCAAGGGGTTCGACTCCATTAAG GATGATGATCGTGAGGAGTTACGGGAGCTAGAGAAG AATAAAAAGGGAGACCAGGCTGCAGTCGGTCCAGTGGAACTATCAAGTCCGAACAAAGGAAATTCCCATATATCTTTACCTGAAGTAGAGGTGGCTGAAAAG TCGTCTCCAGGGAACAAAACAGTTGGTACAGCGATACCCTTTTCGCCTTCTGATATCAAGAAAACATACAAG GATGCTACCCTTCCCACTCATTGGAAGGCTTTTGATACCGTTATTTTCCGTGAGCAG GATGATGGCCTTCATGCTTCAGCTAAGATTGCTGCTTTTGATTTCGACGGGTGCCTCGCCAAAACCTCAGTGAAGAT CATTGGTGCAGACAAGTGGTCTTTACAGCACAAATCAATTCCTGACAAGTTGCAAAGCCTGTACAATGATGGCTACAAGTTG GTCATATTCACCAATGAGTCAAACATTGAGCGCTGGAAGAATAAGCGGCAGCAAGCTGTTGACTCAAAAGTTGGACGCCTTGACAACTTTATTGAGTGTGTTAAAGTCCCTATTCAG GTTTTCATTGCGTGTGGTACAGGGAAAGGAAAAGGCACACCGGATGATCTGTTTCGCAAACCAAATTCAGGAATGTGGTGGTTGATGGCAGAGCATTTCAATTCTGGAATTGCCATCGACATGGACCA
- the LOC125544669 gene encoding reticulon-like protein B1 translates to MAEHKEEPVAESMMDKISDKFHGGDSSSSSSDSDDEKKGSAAGVKAKIYRLFGREKPVHAVLGGGKPADLVLWRNKKVSGGVLAGATAIWLLFEVMEYHLLTLVGHCLILSLATLFLYSNVCIFIHKSPPNIPEVKIPEDMTVNIALSLRHEINRGFFTLRETGHGRDLKKFLIVIGGLWLLSVLGSYCNFLTLSYIVFVVLYTVPVLYEKYDDKVDAFGEKAMIELKKYYAIFEEKVLSKIPKNKKH, encoded by the exons ATGGCGGAGCACAAGGAGGAGCCGGTGGCGGAGTCCATGATGGACAAGATCTCCGACAAGTTCCACGGTGGGGactcgtcgtcgtcgtcctcggaCTCGGACGACGAGAAGAAGGGGTCGGCGGCGGGCGTCAAGGCCAAGATCTACCGCCTCTTCGGCCGCGAGAAGCCCGTCCACGCCGTCCTCGGCGGCGGCAAGC CTGCTGATCTTGTTCTATGGAGGAACAAGAAGGTCTCCGGAGGGGTGCTTGCTGGCGCTACTGCCATCTGGCTGCTGTTCGAGGTCATGGAGTACCATCTGCTCACCTTGGTGGGCCACTGCCTCATCCTCTCCCTGGCAACCCTCTTCCTCTATTCCAATGTCTGCATTTTCATCCACAA GTCTCCCCCGAACATCCCTGAGGTGAAAATCCCGGAGGACATGACTGTAAACATTGCACTATCACTGCGGCATGAGATCAACCGGGGCTTCTTTACCTTGAGAGAGACTGGTCATGGTCGTGATCTGAAGAAATTCCTCATT GTGATTGGAGGGCTCTGGCTTCTTTCTGTTCTTGGGAGCTACTGCAACTTTTTGACACTGTCATATATAG TCTTTGTGGTGCTGTACACTGTGCCAGTTCTGTATGAGAAGTACGATGACAAGGTGGATGCTTTTGGTGAGAAGGCCATGATCGAATTGAAGAAGTATTATGCCATCTTTGAAGAGAAGGTCCTGTCGAAGATCCCGAAGAACAAGAAGCACTAG